From the Haladaptatus sp. DJG-WS-42 genome, the window TCGGCGTGGCGACCGAAAACGAGACGCACATTATAGAGGAGCAATGAGCACTAGCCATGAGTGACACCGCCTCCGCCCGTGTCGCTGTAACGCCGCGTACCGCTCTGCTCGCGCTCGGTGATGTGACGCTCATCGCGCTGTTCGTTTTCCTCGGTCAACAAGAGCACGGCACGCAGGGCCTCCTTATGACCGCCGCGCCGTTCATCATCGGCTGGCTCCTCGTCGCGCCCCTCGCTGGCCTCTACGACGGCAGCCGCCGTGACCTCAAATCCACAATCGGTCGAACCGCCGGTGCGTGGGTTGGCGCGGCGCTCATCGGGCAGGCGCTTCGTGCGACAGAAGTGTTCCCCGGCGGCTTCGCCATCGCCTTCGTCATCGTCTCGATTCTCGTCGGCCTCGTTCTCCTCGTCCCGTTCCGGACGGTCGTGGCCTACACGTCCTGAGACCGTCGGATGAGGACGAAGCCGAGGGTTGAGCCAATCGCACCGAACCCTGCGAGTACGGTGAACAACACCATTGGCGAGAAGTAGGTCAGAAGCGTCCCCGCGATAACACCGCCAATCGCGCCCACGCCGAAGACGAACAGGTAGGTGTAGCCATACGAAAGCCCGCGCGCCGCGGCGGGTGTGTATTCTGCGATGCTTGCTTGATAGATTGGTTGGACGAGAAACAGCGTAAAGCCGAGGGCAACCCCGATGAGCAGGAACGGGATGACGCCCGCGCTCGCGGCGGGGACGATGAGCAACGCGATGAGTGCGAGCGCTCCGAATCCGAACATGATGCCGTATTCGACGGGGAAGCGGTCGGTGAGCTTGCCGCCCGTGTACTGGCCGATGACCCCGACCATCAAGAGCCCCGAGTAGACGTAGCGACTCAGCTCGTCACGCGCGATGTCGAAGGTGAATCCGGCGAGGGTGACAGTCGCCCCGTCGAAGCCGAGAAATTCCGTGATGAGCGCGGGGAGAAACGTAAGCGAGCCACGATAATACAGCCCGGACATCATGGCAACCGTGAGAACGAGCGCGAAGCCGCCGACGAACAGCGCACGCGACTCTGAGACGAACTCGGCGAGAGAAGAGATGGGTTCGCTGTCTGCATTTTCGCCACCGTCTGCGGAAACCGCGGCACGTTCATCGACGTTCACGCGCGCGGCATAGAGTGCGGCGATGCCAGCAGGAATCGCAAGCAGGCCAACAACGATGCGCCAGTCGTAGACGAGCAAGAGCAGCGAGGTGATGAGCGGGCCGAGAGCAATGCCGAGGTTGCCCGCCATGCCGTGGTACGCAAAGGCACTGCCACGTTCGGTGACACCACGACTGATGAGCGCGAGCCCCGAGGGGTGATACACGCTCGCGGCGATACCCCAGACCAAGAGGGCAGCGGCGACGACGAGCAGGTTCGGCGCAAGGCCGAGGAGCAAGAAGGAACCGCCCATCCCGAGCAGGCACGCGGTGATGAGGGGGCCAGAACCGAATCGATCGACGAGGACGCCGCTCGGAAGCGCGCCGAGACCAAACAGGGCGAAGCCAGCGGAGACGACGAGGCTGATGGTTGCCTCGTTCACGCCGAACTCGACCATCCAGATGAGCAACAGGATGGGGACCGAGAGTTCGTAGGTGTGGACCATCGCGTGGGCGACCATCACGAGCCCAACGATAGACCGGTCGTTATGGTTCACTGAACGGGCAATTGCTTGCCGAGGCTGAAAAGTCGTCGGTATCGGCAGATGATAGGTTGTGCCGGGCGACACCGGCATACCCATCTGTATTGTGCGAGCTGACAGTAACAGCGAGGTACGCTGTGTTGTGTGGATGTACTCGCTCATTGTGCTATGTTCCCACACAACAAGACGCTATTCTATCGACCAATTTTCGCCGTCAACTTTCAGACACATATTTATTCTGTCTTAACCAGTCGGTGTTTCAACTATCACGAATGTTCTGTATCGAGGTTCCGGGATTCGGTTTTCAAGCTCCCGGACCTTTCCATAAGTTATAGAAATCATTTTAAAATCCTACTAGAACAGTATAGAGTACCTTCTCCGAATAATACCACCCACTTATGGGAAACACTTATCCCTCTGATTCCCCTTGTTACTAACAGATTATGACGGGTTATTACGACATTATCCTTGGTCTCATCCCTGTATCTCTCGGGGGAATCACCGCATTGCTCACACTGGCCGGCATTGAACTCACCACCGCAGTTTCAATCGCCGCACTCGTGAGTGTCGCCCTCATCGGACACGGTCTGTTCGTAAACGGGCCCGTCGATACACCAACACCACAGACGACCACCGAACGACCGCCGAAAATCGGCTCTGCAGACTAACACTCGTCACCCTCTCTGCTCTCTTTCCCTTTCCGGTCTTTTCTGTCACACTTTCTGCTGTCACCACACCTAAGACACAGAGTCCCTAATCCCCGCTATGCCTCATGAGAGCGGCGCAGTCAGATTTCTCCCGAGCGATGCACTGAGCGGTCTCGCAACACCCGAAGAGTACGTCACGGCCGTCCGCGAGGGCTACCGCGAGCGCGGCAACGGTGCGCCCGCGGAGCCACGAACGAGCCTCTTTAACGACTCCCCACCAGGCAAACTCACGAGCTACCTCACCATCCTCCCCGAGATGGGCGCGATGGGCGGCTACATGTACGCCGCCGGATTCGGCAACCGCGACGCCCAGTTCGTCCTCCCGCTGTTTGACGTCGAAAGCGGTGCGATGAAAGCCCTGCTTGACGGCGCGAGCATCAACCCATTCAAAACCGGTGCAGTCGGGGCGGTTGGCGTCGATGCGCTCGCCCGCGAAGATGCAAAAACCGTTGCACTCATCGGCAGCGGCGCACAGGCTCGCGGCCAGCTCAAAGCCACCGCACTCGTCCGCGACCTCGAGTCGGTGTACGTCTACTCGCCCACGAAAGAAAACCGCGAAGCGTTCGCCGCCGAGTTCAACGAACGGCTCGACGCCACCGTCGCCGCCGTCGCCTCAAGCGCGGCCGCCGTCGAGGACGCAGACATCGTCATCACCGCCACGAAGGCCAACGAACCCGTCTTCGACGGCGACCTTCTCTCGCCGGGGACGCACATCACCGCGATGGGCCAGTACCACCCGAAAAAGCGCGAACTCGACGCGACGACCATCCAGCGCGCGAAGTACGTCCCCGACCTCCGTGCACGGGCACTCTCTGACGCTGGGTCGTTCTTGCTCGCCATGGAAGAAGGCGCGGTCACCGAAGACGACATCTACGCCGAACTCGGAGAGGTCGTTGCCGGACAGGTTCCCGGCCGCGAATCCGAGGAGGACATCACCGTCTTCGACAGCGGCGGTACAGCCATCGAAACCGTCGCGGCGGCGCAGATGCTCTACGAGAAAGCTGTTGAGCAAAACTTGGGTGACAAAATGGAGTTTTCGCCTGCGAGTCAGGCGTTGACCGGCGAATAATCAGAGATACGACGCCAGTCCGACCGCCTGCACCAGCGAAATCCCGCTGACGAGCGCTCCGAGCAAGTAGCCGCCGATTGCGCCACCGTTGAGAAGGGGAAGCCCGGCGTGCGGGCGACCTTTCATCACCATGAACATCAACACAAGGAGCCCGAGCAGCGTCCCGATGAGCGACGTGAGCGCGGGGAGATTCAGCGTCAGCACGCCGAGGTCGAACATCGGCGCGGGAGCGAACACGGCCGCACTTGCGACCATTACGGTGGGCATAACGGCGTCGCCGAGGCCGATAAAGAAGGCGTCCCGAGAGCCATCGTCTTCTGCTGGTTCTTCGCGCTCTTCTGCGTCAGCTTCCACGCCGTCCTCCTCATCCTCGGTCACTCCGTCGCCCGCACCCTCCGCGAGAAACGAATACGAGAGCGTGAGCGGGATGATGAGGATGACGGGGACTTTGATGTCCATCACGCCCTCTGCGAGCGTGAGCATGTGTTCGGTGCCGTAGACGCTGATGGCGTCGTAGATGGCGAGTGCAGAGAGCAACACGATTGCGGGCAGGAGGCCGAAGCTGATTCCAAAGAGTCCAGCCGCGCCTGCGCCCATCACGATGCCGACCGCGTCGATGACGTACCACTCGGGGTGAGCAAGCAGGAGAATCCCGAGCAGGCCTGCGGCGACGAACGGGAGGACGTTCACCACGCTGCCGCCAATCGTCATGGTCACGACGGGTGGGATGAGAATGGTGAAGACATAGAGCGAGACGAGCGAACTCGAAAACACGATGAGGCCGCGAATCACCCACGTCAAGTCGAGTTTAAAGGCGAGCAACATGACGCCGGTGGCGACGAGAATGGCGGCGAGATAGACGAGACTGTTCGTCGGGTCGTCGGGGTTCTCGACCGCCTGATAGCCAGCCGAGTCGAACGGTTGGACGAGCGCGAGCGCGCCCACCTGCACGAGCAGAAAGATGCCGACTGTCGCGGCGGTTGCGAGATACATCCGCGAACGGTGTTCCATACCGAACCGTTGTGAGCCGCCGCCTTTTCCGTTTCGCTACCGGGCGTAGAGTTTCACGCCGATGAGCGTCGCCGGGCGACGGTCAGAAGAGATGGCGACGTAGGGCTTTGAAACCGGGCCGAACACATCGACGATGCGGCCGACTTCGTCCAGATTCTCGTCTACAACGGCCGTGCCGATGTTCGGATGCTCCTCGCCGGGCAATCGCACGATTGCGAGGCCCTGTGCGACTCGAGAGACCTCACCGACGCGCTTCATTCGCGCAGGACTCCGACGTAGACGGCGACGGCTTGGACGAGGTCGCTCTTTCCGGCGTCGTCTGCGTTCTTCACGAGGACGCGACCGCGTTCTTCGAACTCCCGAGAGTAGGCTTTGTTCCGTTCGATGACTGCGTCGTAACCGACTTGTTGGACGGCCTTCGCAATCTCCTCGACCGTGGGGTCTGTGACGGCGAGGTCTTCTGGGACGCGTCGCCCTTTGCTTCGCGTGAGTTCCGCATCGAGATAGGCGGGCCAGATGACGTTCTCGACCATACACTTCAGTCAGCGGTCACGGATTAAACGCCTTCTGTTGTCGAAAAGCCTGCGAGAAGGGGGCGAAAATTAGGTTCGACGCAGAGCGACCAGCGCGGCGCAAACGAGCGCGAGGAGCGCGGCAGTGCTGCCGAAGCCCGGGCCGTCAGTGCTGGTCGTTGTTGCTTGTTCCGTCGTGTCGTCGGTCATTTCTGTCTGCTCTGCAGTCGTTTCCGTCTCGGTGATGTTCGCAGCCTCGTAGGCTTCGGGGTGGAACGCTTTGGCCATCTGCGTGAGCGGATTCACGATGCGCGGGGCGGGTTGGTTGAGTTCGTTCGCTTCGAGGACAACGATGTTACCTTCTTTCACGGCCGTCGTATTGGTGTACGGTTCTTGCTCTGGAATCCGGGGCTCTGGAACGCCCGTGTCCACGACGATGAACTCGGGGTCGTACTCCGCGACGATTTCGTCTGAAATCTGTGCGTAGCCCGAAATACCCGCCTCGGCTGCGACGTTCTGGCCGCCTGCTCGCTCGATGAGCGAGTGGATGAACGTGCCGTTCCCGGCCGTAAATCCGCCGGTCAGGTAGAGCACGCGCGGTCTGTCTTCGCCGTCCGTGGCCTGTTCGATGGTGTCGACCTGTGCTTTCATCGTGTCAACGCGCTCCTGTGCGCCGTCACAGGCACCGACGAGGGTGCCGGTCAGGAGCGTCTTTTCGTACACAGATTCGATTGAGGACGCGGACTCAAACTTGTAGACGGTGAGGCCAGCCTCACGGAGTTTGCTCACGGTGTCGTCGGGGACGATGTTCGGCGCGAGCACGAGGTCAGGGTCTAAGGCGACGACCTTCTCTACGTTCACGGTGAACTGGTCTTCGGCCACGATGTTTTCGCGAGACTCAGCGCCTTCGAGGCCGCTTGTGTAGGAGTTCACAGGCATTCCCGTGACCTTCTCTTCGGCCCCAATTTCCCACATTGTCTGAGCTGCACTCGGTTGGAGCGCAACGACCGATTCGACTTCCGCGTCTACGGTGACTTCGGTTCCCGTCGCATCTGTCGCGCTGAATGGGAAGCGACAGGAGTCCTGTGTCATCGCGTGCGCAGTACCCGGTGTCGCGGCCATCGCGGGGCCGACCCCGGCGAGAAGTACCACGAAGACGGCGAAAATTCGCATGAGATTTTTGTGCATCGTACTTCTCCCTCGCCGGTTATACAATAAGTATTTATCTAACGCAAGCACGCTTTCAAACATGCGTCAGGAGCTTCGTCTTTCCGCGTGGGTCTCAGGGCTACTGGTGGCGCTTTTCTGTGTCATTCTCGTGAGCGCCGCCATGGGTCCGGTACAGATCGACCCGCTCGTCGTGGCGAAGATTCTCCTCCAACACACGCTCGTCGTTCCAACTGGTTTCTCGATGCACATGGGGGCTGTTTCGCTCCCACTCACCAATGCGGGCCTTCCGTGGATAGAGTTCGACCTCGCAACACGGCCGCTCGTCACATTTGCGGTCCCCGAAACGAGCGAAACCATCGTGTTCAAACTCCGCCTGCCGCGCATCCTGCTCGGGGCAATCGTCGGCGTCGCCCTCGCTACCGCAGGGACGGTGATGCAGGGCTTTTTCCGCAATCCAATGGCCGACCCCTCGATTGTCGGCGTCTCCTCGGGTGCGGCGCTCGGCGCGGTTCTTACCATCGCCTTCCCGCTCACGATTCCCTTCGGTCTCCAGCTCTCGGCGTTCGTCGGCGCGCTCGTCACCGCCTTTGGCGTCTACATCCTCGCCACCGAAAACGGTCGGACGCCCGTCGCCACACTCTTACTCGCGGGCGTCGCCGTCCAGACGTTCCTCGGCGCGGTCATCTCCTATGCCCTGCTCCAGAGCGGTGACGGTCTCAGAGAAGCCGTGTTCTGGCTCATGGGCCACCTGCATTCGAGCACGTGGGAGAGCGTCACGACGACCCTGCCGTTCGTCATCGTCGGCGTCGGGATTCTGTTCGCCTACACGAGTGACCTGAACATCCTGCTCATGGGCGAGGAGGACGCCCACTCACTCGGCGTCGAAGTCGAGCGCACGAAACGCATCCTCCTCGCAGTTGCGAGCATTGTCACCGCGGCCGCCGTCGCCGTCTCTGGTGTCATCGGGTTCGTCGGCCTCATCGTCCCCCACGTCATGCGCCTGCTCGTCGGTCCCGACCACCGCATCCTGTTGCCGACGAGCGCCATCGCCGGTGCCGTGTTCCTCGTGGCGACCGACACGGTGGCGAGGGCAGGTGCCGCAGAGCTTCCGGTTGGCATCGTGACCGCCGCACTGGGTGCTCCCTTTTTCCTCTATCTCCTTCGCCGCCGGGAGGTTCATCGACTATGATTTCGCTCGACGACATCTCCGTCTCCTACGGCGATGTTTCGGTACTCGATTCGATTTCGGCCGCCGTCGAGGAAGGCGCATTTGTCGGCCTCATCGGTCCAAACGGCGCGGGGAAAACCACGCTGCTACGGGTGCTGAACGGCGCTATCGAAGCGGACGCAGGGACCGTTACCATCGACGGCCAATCGATTCACGAACTCTCCGCAAAGTCCGTCAGCCAACTGGTGGCGACGGTTCCACAGGACACCTCTGTTGCGTTTCCATTCCCCGTCCGCGAAGTGGTTGCGATGGGGCGAAACCCATACAAAACACGCTTCGACCGGCGAACCGAAGACGACGCAACGGCCGTTTCCCGCGCCCTCTCTCGAACCCAGACCACCGAGTTTGCAGACCGAACCGTGGATGAACTCTCGGGAGGTGAGCGACAGCGCGTCATCCTCGCCCGTGCACTCGCCCAAGAAACTCCAGTTCTCTTGTTAGACGAGCCAACTGCGAGCCTCGACATCAACCATCAGGTGCGAACGCTCGAACTCGTCTCGGGATTGGTCGAAGAGGGAAAAACGGCCGTCGCGGCGATTCACGACCTCAACCTCGCCGCCCACTACTGTGACGAACTGCTGTTGCTCAGCGACGGACAGGTGCTTGCCGCGGGACCCCCAGAGGACGTGCTCACCGAAGACGCCCTCGCCACCGCGTTCGACACCCGTGCTGTCGTTGCTCGCCATCCCGTAACCCACTCCGTGTATGTCACGGCACTCCCCGAAATGACCACCGAGCAGGACGCTCACGTCCACGTTATTGGTGGCGGGGGAACGAGTTCTCGCCTCCAGTATCTCCTCGCGGCGGCGGGCTACAGGGTGACCGTTGGCGTTCTCAACGAGGGTGACTCAGACCTCGAAACCGCCCGGTTGCTAGGCCTCGAAGCGGTTGTCGAAGAACCCTTTGCACCCCTCGGTGACGAAACGGTCGCTGCCGCACGAACTCACGTTCGCGAAGCCGATGTGACCGTCCTCGCAGACGTGGAAATCGGGATTGGGAACCAAGCGAATCTCGAACTCGCTGCCGAAGCCGAGCGCTTGCTGATCGTCGAAGAGCGGCCGTTTGAGGCCCGAAACTACGCAGGTAACGAGGCGGTCATGACCTACCGCGACTGTTGCGCGCAGGGACGCGTTGTCAGCCCGGGTGACGTGTTGCAGGCCGTAGACACTCTCACTGCGACGACGTTGCCCAGTTCCGACGCTTAACTCCGTCTTATCAAAATTTTTAGCTTTATGGGGTTCAGCCACACCTGTGACGGGTAATTTGACTGAGTGTAGAGAGTGGCGTGAACCTGTCTGAAAACGTTTCTTGTCAGTTGATTCGGCTGCTATGTTCGAGTGCTGGTGGCCACTTTTGAGAACCGTTTCATTATATCCAATAAAATAGTCATTTTACCCTGACCGTCCGATAGGTTAATCTATCTATTCTTCGTATATATCGACAATGGTAAACAAGGCCGTTATCATCATACTGGCGGTTGTCGTGTTTACCTCCCTCGCGGTTGGAGGGTTGCTGGGGATGCAACTTGCGAAGAATCAGGGCGACGATGTTGACATTGGGGGAGACAACACGCAGACACAAACGGGTGACACAGAACAAACACAACAGGCCACCGAAACGCCTGCAGAAACCCAAACCACGGCAGTGCCGGAGACCGATCCCGACTCGTTTAACGAGACGAAGGTCGCAGTGCTCGTCTACGAGGGAATCAACGCAGAGCGGGCAGACCAATCGAGTAGCGAGCTTCGCTTCGAAGACGAGTTAACCGAGATGGCGCTGTACCACAGCACCGACATGGCGACCGACGGCTACTACGCCCACGAGTCACCGAGCGGTGAAACGGTCGAAGACCGCTACCGCAAATACGAACTCTACGAGCGGTGTAAAATCTTAGACGACTCGAAGGGGTACTACCACCGGGGGGCAGAAAGTATCGGGAAAACCACTGCTGGTTCTTACTACACGGTAAACGGCGAACAGCGCATCAACCCGGATGAACAGGCTGTCGCCACCGCAATCGTAAACCGGTGGATGAACACCACGACGGACGCAGAGTACATCGGCCTCGATAACGCTCGCTCGGTTGGCGTTGGCGTGCGCATCACCGCAGACGGCACCGTGTACGCGACCGCCGCCTACTGCTGAGACGCACTTTTTTATTGCGCACGGTGCGCCAGATGCGCTACACCAGCACCGACGACGCCTATAGGAAGCGAGAAAGCAATCACACCAATACCGAGTTGGATGACCGGAAGCCCCCCACCGAGCGAGAGGATGAACACGCCGAGGAGTCCACAAAGGAGGTAGCCAGCGACAGTTCGCCACCCAACGGTGAGTGGGGCTGTTTCTCCACTCCACAACCCATACACGAACGCGAGTACCGGCCCTGAGAGGAGAATTACGGCGACCGCAACGAGTCTGAATATCGAACCGAGAAACTGTCCAAGTAAGAGGGTTCCGAGCAGGCCAACGGCGCCAAGGCCAGCCCCGACGAGGCCGAAGCCAGCGACAATCCAGTTCGGCTCAGGCCCAACTGATATCGGTTCGTCTGCCATTGTCCGTGGCTACTGAGGTGAGTGGTTTAGCTGTTGTGACAGGTTAGAGCACGAACGTGAGCGTCCAGAGCACGCCCATCCCGGTTACAATCGTCGCCACCATATTTTCGGTGCGCCACGCGACCGCCCCAGCTACGATGCCCGCGAGCAGCTTCTCGTTGCCGAGGGTGAGCGCGAGCGATTCATCGACGAGGACGAAACTCGGGAGGACAAGCGCGGCGAGTACTGCCGCTGGAACGAACGACAGCGCGCGCTCTGCACGCGGTGGAAGGTCATCGAGCTGTCCAAACAGTTGGATGAACGACAGGCGGATGAAGAATGTGCCAACGCCTGCGGCGATGATGATGACCCAGAGCAACAACGGATCGATTGTCGTCGGCATTTAGTTTCCCCCCTCTGCGACGATGAGTCCGGCTGCGATGCCACAGAGCGAGCCAATGAGCAAGCCGAGGTTAAATGGAAGTCCTGCACCAACAACGGCAATCACACCACCGCCGACGCCCGCTGCAATCGACGGGCGGTCTTTCATCGCGGTGATGGACAACGTGAGGAAAATGAGCGGGACGGTGAAGCCAAGATTCCACTCAGCGGGGATGCTCGTCCCGACGACGATGCCCACGATGGTGGCGATTTGCCAGACAATCCAGAGGGTGATGGCCACCCCGAAGTAGTACCAGTGTTTCTTGACCTCACTTTGTTCGAACTTGATAATCGAGACCGCAAACGCCTGGTCTGTGAGGATGTACGAGAGCAACACCTTCCATCGTTCGTTTAACTTCTGGAAGTGCGGTGCAAGCGAGGCACTGTACATCATCATCCGGAGATTGATGATGAGGACGGTGAGAACGATAACCAGCGCCGGTGCGTCTTGGCCAATGAGTTCGATGGCGGCGAGTTGCGACGCGCCCGCGAAGATGATGACGGACATGCCAACCGTGTGCACTGCCGGAATCCCGGCGCTGACGGCGGCGACGCCCGCGATAAGCCCAAACGGGATGACGCCGAGCATGAGTGGGATGCAATCGATGACCCCCGTTCGAAAACTGTCACGTGCAGCAGACATGTAAAAACGTCTTCGACAGCCGAGGTTAACGCTTGTTGTATGAGCAGTTTAGACCATCGCGTCCCAGCCCAATTTGGGATGTTTCTGCATGAACGAGACGAGCGCTGGGGCGTAGGTCACGAGCGGTGGGCACTCGATGCCGGAGCCGTGTAAATCCCGCACCGTATTCGGGCAGATGTAGCTTGCTGGGTGGTCGAAGTAATCAATCACCGCCGGGTGAATTTTGAACAAATCATACACGCCCGGCACGTAGTCAAGCGCATTTTGCACTACGACTTTCGGCATGGGAATCTGGAGCAGGCTCCGATCTGTCGCCGTCTCGAACGCTGAGAGCACCTCGGCCGCCGTTGGAGGGTCTGGGTCACAGAGCTGATACACGGTGTCTTTCGATTCTTCCAGCTGACTCAAGTGCGCAATCGCCTCCGCAACAAAGTCGCGAGGGACGAGGTTCACCTCCGCCCGACCGGTGTTGCCAACGACGGGGAGGACGACGCGCTTTCGCCTCCGGAGCATCCACTGCAGGAGGTAGTACGGCCCGTCGAACTTCTGCGTACCGCCCGTGTCGCTGTCGCCGACGACGATGGCAGGCCGGTAGATGGTCGTCGCCAGTCCCCGACGCATCGCTTGCTGGACGGCCACTTCCGCCTCGAACTTCGATTCCTCGTACTGATTGTTGAACGATTGGCCCACGTCGAGGTCGGTTTCCTCGAAAATACCTTCGTGGCGACCGCTCACGTAACACGTCGAGACATAGTGGAACCGGTCTGCGTCCGCCGCCTGTGCGAACGAAAGGACATTTTTCGTCCCGGCTACGTTCACTGCCCATGCGACCTCACGCGAGACGCCGAGGTCGTAGACGGCGGCGAGGTGGAACACTTCATCGACCGATTCATGAAGGGCCTCGACGTCGTCCAGCCCGAGATTCTCGTCGGTGATGTCGCCCGAGACGAGCGACACGCGTTCGGGACTCGTTTCTGCCCACGCCGCCACGACTGGCAGGCGACGCGCTGCCTTTTTCCAGAATTTCGGCTGGACGAGGCAGGTGACAGTGGTCTCTTCGTCAGTTTCTGCGAGCAATCGTTCGAGCACCGCAGTTCCGAGAAAACCGGGAAAGCCCGTAAAGAAAATGTGGGTCATTAGCTCACCGAAGCCCCGGAATGCGCCGCATGAGTTTCAGAATCGCGCTCATTCCTTTCGCGTAGAGGCGCGTTGGAACCCGACGCGGCGGCGCAATCGGGTGGATGCGTTGTTCTGCAACTGTCTGGGTTTGGGTGTATTTGAGGAAGCCTTCGTCGCCGTGTCGTCGTCCCAGTCCCGACTGCTTCATCCCGCCCATCGGCGCATCTACAGAGCTCCACGCGGCGGTGTACGGGTCGTTCAGGTTGACTGTGCCACACTCGATGTTACGCGCAACTTCCCGGCCGCGTGCTGTATCCTCAGTCCAGACAGCTGCGTTCAATCCGTAGTCGGAATCGTTTGCCAGCTCGATTGCCTCCTCGTCGCTGCGAAACGACCGAAGCGTGACGACCGGCCCGAACGTCTCTTCTTGGGCGACGAGCATCTCGTCGGTGACGCCTTCGAGGATGGTCGGTTCGTAGAAATACGGCCCGAGGTCGGGGCGATGACGCCCACCGGTGAGGAGCCTCGCGCCCTTCTCGACCGCATCATCGACGTGCGTTCGCACTTTCGACAACTGCTTTTTGCCCATCAGCGACCCGACCTCTGCGTCGTGGTCGTAACCCGCCGCAAGGTGGAGGCCGCGCGTTCTGTTCACGAGTTCGTCGCGGAACTGCTCGTAGACGCCAGATTGGATGTAGAGGCGCTCGAAGGAGAGACAGAGTTGTCCGGCGTTGGTGAAACAGCCGCGAATCGCCCCGTCTACTGCCCATTTCATGTCGGCGTCGTCGAAGACGACCATCGGATTCTTGCCGCCGAGTTCGAGCGACGACGGAACGAGATTGCGTCCTGCCTGCTCTGCAACCTTGCGGCCCGTCTCGGTACTCCCGGTGAACTGGACGAAATCTACTGAATCGATGAGGGGCG encodes:
- a CDS encoding heme ABC transporter ATP-binding protein, whose translation is MISLDDISVSYGDVSVLDSISAAVEEGAFVGLIGPNGAGKTTLLRVLNGAIEADAGTVTIDGQSIHELSAKSVSQLVATVPQDTSVAFPFPVREVVAMGRNPYKTRFDRRTEDDATAVSRALSRTQTTEFADRTVDELSGGERQRVILARALAQETPVLLLDEPTASLDINHQVRTLELVSGLVEEGKTAVAAIHDLNLAAHYCDELLLLSDGQVLAAGPPEDVLTEDALATAFDTRAVVARHPVTHSVYVTALPEMTTEQDAHVHVIGGGGTSSRLQYLLAAAGYRVTVGVLNEGDSDLETARLLGLEAVVEEPFAPLGDETVAAARTHVREADVTVLADVEIGIGNQANLELAAEAERLLIVEERPFEARNYAGNEAVMTYRDCCAQGRVVSPGDVLQAVDTLTATTLPSSDA
- a CDS encoding CAP domain-containing protein encodes the protein MVNKAVIIILAVVVFTSLAVGGLLGMQLAKNQGDDVDIGGDNTQTQTGDTEQTQQATETPAETQTTAVPETDPDSFNETKVAVLVYEGINAERADQSSSELRFEDELTEMALYHSTDMATDGYYAHESPSGETVEDRYRKYELYERCKILDDSKGYYHRGAESIGKTTAGSYYTVNGEQRINPDEQAVATAIVNRWMNTTTDAEYIGLDNARSVGVGVRITADGTVYATAAYC
- a CDS encoding AzlD domain-containing protein — translated: MPTTIDPLLLWVIIIAAGVGTFFIRLSFIQLFGQLDDLPPRAERALSFVPAAVLAALVLPSFVLVDESLALTLGNEKLLAGIVAGAVAWRTENMVATIVTGMGVLWTLTFVL
- a CDS encoding AzlC family ABC transporter permease, with amino-acid sequence MSAARDSFRTGVIDCIPLMLGVIPFGLIAGVAAVSAGIPAVHTVGMSVIIFAGASQLAAIELIGQDAPALVIVLTVLIINLRMMMYSASLAPHFQKLNERWKVLLSYILTDQAFAVSIIKFEQSEVKKHWYYFGVAITLWIVWQIATIVGIVVGTSIPAEWNLGFTVPLIFLTLSITAMKDRPSIAAGVGGGVIAVVGAGLPFNLGLLIGSLCGIAAGLIVAEGGN
- a CDS encoding SDR family oxidoreductase; this encodes MTHIFFTGFPGFLGTAVLERLLAETDEETTVTCLVQPKFWKKAARRLPVVAAWAETSPERVSLVSGDITDENLGLDDVEALHESVDEVFHLAAVYDLGVSREVAWAVNVAGTKNVLSFAQAADADRFHYVSTCYVSGRHEGIFEETDLDVGQSFNNQYEESKFEAEVAVQQAMRRGLATTIYRPAIVVGDSDTGGTQKFDGPYYLLQWMLRRRKRVVLPVVGNTGRAEVNLVPRDFVAEAIAHLSQLEESKDTVYQLCDPDPPTAAEVLSAFETATDRSLLQIPMPKVVVQNALDYVPGVYDLFKIHPAVIDYFDHPASYICPNTVRDLHGSGIECPPLVTYAPALVSFMQKHPKLGWDAMV
- a CDS encoding succinic semialdehyde dehydrogenase — translated: MTASTIWPPRTDSAQLEDLVLTVTRSADDRKTRPVHAPYSDEEIGSVPDCTAEDVELAVSRARNAQEEWAAREVSERVTILTRYHDMVLSRQDELLDMMQLESGKARRDAVEEVLDVANNARHYANRAESYLADEKRKGGFPVLTKAHQYRHPVGVVGVISPWNYPLTLAVSDAIPALLAGNAVVLKPAEETPFTALLAVKLLREAGVPPNVVQVVTGSGKELGPPLIDSVDFVQFTGSTETGRKVAEQAGRNLVPSSLELGGKNPMVVFDDADMKWAVDGAIRGCFTNAGQLCLSFERLYIQSGVYEQFRDELVNRTRGLHLAAGYDHDAEVGSLMGKKQLSKVRTHVDDAVEKGARLLTGGRHRPDLGPYFYEPTILEGVTDEMLVAQEETFGPVVTLRSFRSDEEAIELANDSDYGLNAAVWTEDTARGREVARNIECGTVNLNDPYTAAWSSVDAPMGGMKQSGLGRRHGDEGFLKYTQTQTVAEQRIHPIAPPRRVPTRLYAKGMSAILKLMRRIPGLR